The DNA segment TGGGATTTGGAGTCTCCGGCCTTTATCCTATGACTTTGATCCTTGCTGGTAAGGCAAAAAAATATTCGATCCCCATTGTGATTTCCATTATCAGCACTTATTCGACGGTGGGAATGTTTTTAGGACCACCGATTATTGGTTATCTTGCAAGTGCATTTGGATTACAAAAAGCGTTTATAACATTTATTGTCGCAGGAATCATGTTTATTCCGCTTTCTAAAATGGTTTTTGATCATTTAAAAAAGACCGGTTAACTTTAAATTAAATGCATTTAAAACCATCATTAAATTACTTTATATTAACGCATTACGTAAAATAAACCGCAAATATCACAAAGATTTTTAGCATTTCTTATTAATAGATTTTGTGTTAAAGATAAAAAAAGTTGATGCAAAAGCGCTCCGCTTATTTGAACGTTAACAGGACTATTTATATGCTTTTTTCTTTTGTTACTTTTGTTGTTGAAAAAATTCAAATATAACCTGTTGTCATTCCTAAAGTCTTTTATATTAATTTTGAACAGAATTTAAAAATTACCTTAATGAAATTAATCGGTCCTTTCAAACAAATTGTTACGCTTGCCAATCTTCCTTTACGAGGAAAACTATCAGATGATCAGCTTGAAATAATCGGTGATGGCGGCCTTCTAATTAAAGATGGCAAAGTAGAAACTGTAGGTTCTTTTCAGAATTTAAAAAACCAATTTCCAAATATAGAAATCGAAAATATTGAAGATGAACAAATCTGTTTGCCAGCATTTACAGATTCTCACACGCACATTTGTTTTGGTGGAAATCGGGCGAATGATTTTGCGATGAGAAATGCCGGAAAAACCTATTTGGAGATCGCAGAAAGTGGCGGCGGAATTTGGAGTTCCGTGCAACACACGAGATTGGCGAAGGAAGAAGAATTATTAAAAACGATTTTAGAAAGAATCAATTTTCTGATTTCATTGGGAATCACGACGATTGAAATAAAATCCGGTTACGGTTTAGATGTTGAAAATGAACTGAAAATGTTGCGCGTTATTAAAAAAGCACAATCTTTTACAAAAGCGACTTTAGTTCCGACCTGTCTTTCGGCCCATTTAAAACCAAGAGATTTTGAAGGAAGTTCTCAGGAATATTTACAAGATATTTTAGATGAAATTTTACCAAAAGTAAAAGAAGAAAACCTGGCCAAAAGAGTTGATATTTTCATTGAAAAGTCCGCCTTTTTGCCGGAAGAAAGCAAAACGTTTTTATTAAAAGCAAAAGAATTAGGATTTGAAATTACGGTTCACGCTGATCAATTTACTTCCGGAAGTTCGCGAATTGCGGTGGAAGTTTGTGCAAAATCAGCAGATCATTTAGAAGCAACAATTGATGAAGACATCGAATTTTTAGCGAAATCAGAAACCGTCGCAACGGCGCTTCCGGGAGCGAGTTTAGGTTTGGGTGAAAAATTTACGCCCGCTCGGAAAATATTAGACGCAGGTGGAATTCTAGCCATCGCTTCCGATTGGAATCCAGGCTCTGCACCGATGGGAAATCTGATCGCACAAGCAAGTATTTTAGCGACTTTCGAGAAATTATCAACTGCAGAAGTTTTGGCAGGAATTACTTTCCGCTCAGCTCATGCTTTGAATTTAGAAGAGCGAGGAACTTTAGAAAAAGGAAAGAAAGCAGATTTTGTAACTTTTAAAACTGACAATTTCCAGAACGTGTTTTACCACCAAGGAAGCTTAAAAGCGGAATCCGTTTATATTGACGGCGAAAAAGTTTAAAAAAATCTTTATCTTTAAAACCATAAAAATTAGAACAATGAGCAACTTAGATATGTGGGAAGTTTTTATCCAGACAAAACCAGGACTTTCCCATAAACACGCGGGAATTGTGCAAGCCGCAACCGCGGAAATGGCACTTCAAGCAGCAAGAGATGTGTACACCAGAAGAATGGAAGGAACCTCGATTTGGGTCGTACCAAGTAAATATTTGGTGACTTCTGAAGGTGTTGATAAAGAAGCGTTTTTCGATCCGGCAGATGATAAACTCTATCGTCACCCGACTTTTTACGAAATCCCGAATGATGTGAAAAATATGTAAAACTAGAAATTAGATTTTAGAAATTAGAATTTAGAGATACACTCTACCGTCTAACTTCTAATTTCTCACTTCTAAAAATCTATCTTAATGAATCCACTTTTTAATTATACTTTAAAATTAGCCGACGACACTTTGATTTTTGGTCAAAGGTTGGGCGAGCTGTGCGGACAAGGACCTTATCTGGAAGAGGATATTGCCTTGACCAATATCGCTTTAGATTATCTCGGACAGTCTAATAATTTTTATAAATACGCCGCTCAAATTCAAGACGAAGGAAAATCTGAAGACGATTTGGCTTTCTTGCGTTTGGAAAAAGATTACCTGAATTGTCAGTTGACAGAACTTCCGAATGGCGATTATGCGCAGACGATTCTGAAAGTTTATTTCTTTTCGGTTTATCAGAAAATTCTTTACACAGAATTAATGAAAAGCAGCGATGAACAAATTGCCGCCATCGCCGAAAAATCTTTGAAAGAAGTAAAATACCATTACACCCATACTTCAACCTGGATCAAAATGTTTGCTGGCGGAACTGAAGAAAGTAAAACCCGTTTAAAAAGCGCAGTAGAAAATCTTTGGGAATATACCGGCGGAATGTTCGCTGAAACTCCAGGCGAAGGAGATCTGGCAAAATTAGATGTGGTTCCTGATGGAAAACATATTCACGAATTATGGACGAAAATTATCACTGATGATTTCCAAGACTTTGGAATAGAGATTCCTGAAAATGATTTCATGCAAAAAGGTTCCCGAACCGGCTATCACACAGAATATTTTGGTTTTATGTTATGTGAATTGCAGTATATGCAAAGAACGTATCCTAACTGCGCGTGGTAAATTTAAAAGCGCACAGATTCCACAGATTTCCACAGATAACTTTTTTTAAAAATCAGTGTAAATCAGTGTAATCAGTGAGAAACAAAATAATGCAAAATCTCTTAGAAATATTATCCCAAATTCCCGAAAGTGAGTTTATACAACAAACTTATCCTAACGACGCTTGGTAATTTTAAAAGCGCACCAATTTCACAGATTTTCACAGATTCCATTATTTAAAAATCTGTGCAAATCTGTGTAATCAGTGAGAAACAAAAATAATGCAAAATCTCTTAGAAATATTATCTCAAATTCCCGAAAGTGAGTTTATACAACAAACTTATCCTAACTGCGCTTGGTAAATTTAAAAGCGCACAGATTCCACAGATTTCCACAGATAACTTTTTTTAAAAATCTGTGTAAATCAGTGTAATCAGTGAGAAAAAAAAATAATGCAAAATCTCTTAGAAATATTATCCCAAATTCCCGATCCCGAAATTCCTGTCATCAATATTGTGGAACTAGGAATTGTTCGGGAAGCAAAAATGATTTCTGACAATGAAGTAGAAATCGTTATTACGCCGACTTATTCGGCTTGTCCGGCGATGTTTAATATCGAAGAAGACATCGTTAAACTCTTTAAAGAAAAAGGAATTCAGGCCAAAGTAATCACAAAAATCGCACCTGTTTGGACCACTGATTGGATTACGGACGAAGCTCGAGAGAAATTGAGAATATACGGAATCACGCCACCAGAAAAAGGAAATCACGAAGATCATTTAAACGTTCCAAAAAAATGCCCGAGATGCGGTTCTGAAAACACGAAACAGATCAGCCGTTTCGGTTCTACCCTTTGTAAAGCCAGCTATCAATGCAACGATTGTTTGGAACCTTTCGATTATTTTAAATGTCATTAATTCCATTTGAAAATGTGGTAATTTGAAAATTTAATGATTTAAAAACCATTATTCAAAGCATTATTTTAAATATAATTAAAGTTTTATCTTTGTTAAAATCCATTTTCAAATTAATAATATGTACACACAACTCGAAATAGAATCTCACCTGGATGGTAAATTACAAATCGCCTATCTTAATGACGAGAAAACTTATAACAGTTTAAATAAAACATTACTTTCTGAACTGAAAACTTTCATTCATGACGGAAGTCGTGATGAAAATATCCGTTGTCTTGCGATCTCAGGTCGTGGAAAAGCTTTTTGTTCCGGACAAAATTTGAAAGATGCCATGTCTTTTAGTAATCCAGAGGAAGATCGGGTGATTCAAAGAATGGTCATTGATTTTTATAATCCTTTGGTAAAAGAAATTGCAAATGCCAGAAAACCAGTTATTTCTTTGGTAAATGGACCTGCTGTTGGAGCAGGCGCCATGTTAGCTTTAATCTGCGATTTTACTTTGGCGACAGAATCTTCTTACTTTTCTCAGGCTTTTGTCAATATCGGATTAATTCCTGATACGGGTGGAACGTACTGGTTACCAAAACTTTTAGGAAGACAACAAGCCAATTATTTAGCTTTTACAGGAAAAAAACTATCGGCAACAGAAGCAAAAAACTTAGGATTGATTGCTGATGTTTTTGAAGATGAAAATTTCATAGAAAATGCGATGGGAATTTTAACTCAAATTTCAAATTTACCGACGAAAGCAATTTCATTGACGAAGAAAGCATTTAACGAATCTTATGAAAACAGCTTGACCAAACAACTGGATATCGAAGGAATTCTCCAGCAGGAAGCAGCAGAATCAGAAGACTTTATGGAAGGTGTTTCTGCATTTTTAGAAAAACGAACACCTGAATATAAAGGGAAGTAAATTAATTTGAAAATGAGATAATTCTAAAATTTGACGATGATGAGAAATGATAAAGAAAATATAATCGTTAATAAAACTTTTGATTTTGCCCTTAAGATTATCGAATTCTCAGAAATATTCGTTCACCAAAAGAGATTCTCATTAGCAAGTCAAATTCTTAAATCAGGTACTTCTATTGGTGCAAATGTGAGAGAAAGTCAGAACGCAGAGAGTAAAGCAGATTTTATTCATAAGATGAAAATCTCGGCAAAAGAAGCTGATGAAGTAGAATATTGGTTACTTCTCTGTAAGCATTCTAAGGTTTTAACTTCTCCTGATGAAGAAATGTTTTATGATTTAAAAGCAATTCAACTAATCCTCTCAAAGATTATTTCAACTTCTAAATCCTAATTATCAAATTAGCACATTATCAAATTTTCAAATTAAAATTATGAATATAGGAATTATCGGGTCCGGAACGATGGGAATTGGAATTGCGCAAGTTGCTGCAACTTCTGGTTGTGAGGTTTTTTTATACGATGCTAATAGCGCTCAAACCGAAAAATCTCTGGAAGGACTGCAAAAAGTATTGGCTAGATTAGTCGAAAAAAATAAAATCGATTTCGAAGAAAGTGAAAACATTTATAACCGAATAAAATTCTGCACGGAACTTATAGATTTTAAAGATTGCGATCTGGTCATCGAAGCCATTATCGAAAATAAAGAAATTAAGACTAAAGTTTTTCAACAACTGGAAGAAATTGTTTCTGACAAATGTATTATTTCGAGCAATACGTCTTCTATTTCAATCACTTCCCTATCTTCAGAATTAAAAAATCCAAAACGTTTTATTGGAATTCACTTTTTCAATCCGGCTCCTTTAATGCCTTTGGTAGAAGTGATTCCTGGATTATTGACGGAGAAAACTTTAGCGCACGAAATTACTGCTTTAATGGAAAGTTGGGGAAAGACTCCTGTGATTGCGAAAGATGTTCCGGGATTTATTGTGAATCGAATTGCGCGTCCGTTTTATGGTGAAGCCTTAAGAATTGCTGAAGAAAATATCGCAACGCCTGAACAAATTGATGATGCGATGCGCACTTTGGGAAATTTCAAAATGGGGCCATTTGAATTGATGGATCTTATTGGAATTGATGTCAATTTCTCTGTCACAAAAACCGTTTATGCCGATTATTTCTACGATCCGAAATACAAACCGAGTTTGCTTCAACAAAGAATGAGCGAGGCCAAATTACATGGTAGGAAAACCGGAAAGGGATTTTATGACTATTCAGAAAACGCTCAAAAACCAGCTCCAGAAAAAGACGACGAACTGTATCAGGAAATTTTCATGCGGATTTTATCGATGTTGATCAATGAAGCCGTGGAAGCAAAACGACTTGGAATTGCCAATGATGAAGCCATAGAATTGGCCATGCAAAAAGGCGTAAATTATCCGAAAGGTTTATTGCAATGGGGATTTGATATTGGTTTTGAAAAAGTCTCAGAAACTTTACAAAAACTGTACGACGAATATCAGGAGGAAAGATACAGACAAAGCCCTTTGCTGCGTAAAATGTAACAATATTTTTAATGTAACATTGTATCAATTTAACAATATAACAACCCTATAATAAACTAACATCCGTGA comes from the Chryseobacterium sp. SNU WT5 genome and includes:
- the paaD gene encoding 1,2-phenylacetyl-CoA epoxidase subunit PaaD, which codes for MQNLLEILSQIPDPEIPVINIVELGIVREAKMISDNEVEIVITPTYSACPAMFNIEEDIVKLFKEKGIQAKVITKIAPVWTTDWITDEAREKLRIYGITPPEKGNHEDHLNVPKKCPRCGSENTKQISRFGSTLCKASYQCNDCLEPFDYFKCH
- a CDS encoding four helix bundle protein, with product MRNDKENIIVNKTFDFALKIIEFSEIFVHQKRFSLASQILKSGTSIGANVRESQNAESKADFIHKMKISAKEADEVEYWLLLCKHSKVLTSPDEEMFYDLKAIQLILSKIISTSKS
- the paaB gene encoding 1,2-phenylacetyl-CoA epoxidase subunit PaaB — protein: MSNLDMWEVFIQTKPGLSHKHAGIVQAATAEMALQAARDVYTRRMEGTSIWVVPSKYLVTSEGVDKEAFFDPADDKLYRHPTFYEIPNDVKNM
- the paaC gene encoding 1,2-phenylacetyl-CoA epoxidase subunit PaaC; translated protein: MNPLFNYTLKLADDTLIFGQRLGELCGQGPYLEEDIALTNIALDYLGQSNNFYKYAAQIQDEGKSEDDLAFLRLEKDYLNCQLTELPNGDYAQTILKVYFFSVYQKILYTELMKSSDEQIAAIAEKSLKEVKYHYTHTSTWIKMFAGGTEESKTRLKSAVENLWEYTGGMFAETPGEGDLAKLDVVPDGKHIHELWTKIITDDFQDFGIEIPENDFMQKGSRTGYHTEYFGFMLCELQYMQRTYPNCAW
- a CDS encoding 3-hydroxyacyl-CoA dehydrogenase NAD-binding domain-containing protein, whose translation is MNIGIIGSGTMGIGIAQVAATSGCEVFLYDANSAQTEKSLEGLQKVLARLVEKNKIDFEESENIYNRIKFCTELIDFKDCDLVIEAIIENKEIKTKVFQQLEEIVSDKCIISSNTSSISITSLSSELKNPKRFIGIHFFNPAPLMPLVEVIPGLLTEKTLAHEITALMESWGKTPVIAKDVPGFIVNRIARPFYGEALRIAEENIATPEQIDDAMRTLGNFKMGPFELMDLIGIDVNFSVTKTVYADYFYDPKYKPSLLQQRMSEAKLHGRKTGKGFYDYSENAQKPAPEKDDELYQEIFMRILSMLINEAVEAKRLGIANDEAIELAMQKGVNYPKGLLQWGFDIGFEKVSETLQKLYDEYQEERYRQSPLLRKM
- the hutI gene encoding imidazolonepropionase, producing MKLIGPFKQIVTLANLPLRGKLSDDQLEIIGDGGLLIKDGKVETVGSFQNLKNQFPNIEIENIEDEQICLPAFTDSHTHICFGGNRANDFAMRNAGKTYLEIAESGGGIWSSVQHTRLAKEEELLKTILERINFLISLGITTIEIKSGYGLDVENELKMLRVIKKAQSFTKATLVPTCLSAHLKPRDFEGSSQEYLQDILDEILPKVKEENLAKRVDIFIEKSAFLPEESKTFLLKAKELGFEITVHADQFTSGSSRIAVEVCAKSADHLEATIDEDIEFLAKSETVATALPGASLGLGEKFTPARKILDAGGILAIASDWNPGSAPMGNLIAQASILATFEKLSTAEVLAGITFRSAHALNLEERGTLEKGKKADFVTFKTDNFQNVFYHQGSLKAESVYIDGEKV
- a CDS encoding enoyl-CoA hydratase-related protein codes for the protein MYTQLEIESHLDGKLQIAYLNDEKTYNSLNKTLLSELKTFIHDGSRDENIRCLAISGRGKAFCSGQNLKDAMSFSNPEEDRVIQRMVIDFYNPLVKEIANARKPVISLVNGPAVGAGAMLALICDFTLATESSYFSQAFVNIGLIPDTGGTYWLPKLLGRQQANYLAFTGKKLSATEAKNLGLIADVFEDENFIENAMGILTQISNLPTKAISLTKKAFNESYENSLTKQLDIEGILQQEAAESEDFMEGVSAFLEKRTPEYKGK